One window from the genome of Synergistaceae bacterium encodes:
- a CDS encoding biotin transporter BioY — protein MSNKTFPLKNLLLTAFFAVLTSIGAMLSVPLPFMPVPITVQSFIVLMSGLLLGPKYGPLSQMLYVVMGLIGLPVFAGGTGGPQTVFSPSFGFLIGFIVASWIGGLLASKAQTFLQYALVSLAATVGLYAVGLPGFYLIMRFAAGKELDFVRVVQLAFLPFLVPDLIKIVVSGWLASRAVPTLEGAGLLSHRPLPAAEENSPV, from the coding sequence ATGAGCAACAAAACATTTCCACTTAAAAATCTTCTTTTGACCGCTTTTTTTGCCGTTTTGACCTCCATCGGAGCCATGCTGTCGGTTCCGCTGCCCTTCATGCCGGTTCCGATAACGGTTCAGTCGTTTATCGTGCTGATGTCGGGATTGCTGCTGGGGCCGAAATACGGGCCGCTTTCCCAGATGCTCTACGTGGTCATGGGCCTGATCGGTCTGCCCGTTTTCGCCGGAGGAACAGGTGGACCACAGACTGTTTTTTCTCCCAGTTTCGGCTTTTTAATTGGCTTTATCGTTGCTTCCTGGATCGGAGGACTGCTCGCCTCGAAAGCTCAAACGTTTCTGCAGTACGCCCTCGTCTCTCTGGCCGCCACGGTCGGGCTCTACGCCGTTGGACTGCCGGGCTTTTATCTGATCATGCGCTTCGCCGCGGGAAAAGAACTGGATTTTGTCCGAGTCGTGCAACTCGCTTTTCTTCCCTTCCTCGTTCCCGATCTCATCAAAATTGTGGTAAGCGGCTGGCTGGCCTCCAGAGCGGTTCCGACGCTGGAAGGGGCGGGGCTGCTGTCCCATCGTCCGCTGCCCGCCGCGGAGGAAAACTCTCCGGTCTAA
- a CDS encoding slipin family protein, with amino-acid sequence MLSNIGSWLGIFFILFLILSSAIRIVPEYRRLVVFRLGRLAGSRGPGVVFVIPVIDRVTTVDLRILTMDVPVQEVITKDNVPIKVNAVVYFRVMDPSHSVVEVENYVMATSQLAQTTLRSVVGSVELDEVLSSREKINQELQKIIDERTDPWGIKVSAVEVKELELPDGMKRAMARQAEAERERRAKIIAAEGELQAATKLSEAAKQMEVSPVTLQLRYLQTIREISGERNSTTFFPIPVDLLRPFIEKTLSREEKQGGQGV; translated from the coding sequence ATGTTATCCAACATTGGAAGCTGGCTGGGCATATTTTTTATCCTGTTTCTGATTCTGTCGTCAGCAATCAGGATTGTCCCGGAGTACAGGCGGCTCGTTGTTTTCCGCCTGGGGCGTCTGGCCGGCAGCCGGGGACCGGGGGTGGTGTTCGTCATTCCCGTCATCGACCGCGTGACCACGGTGGACCTGAGGATCCTGACCATGGACGTCCCCGTTCAGGAGGTCATCACAAAGGACAACGTCCCCATCAAGGTGAACGCGGTGGTGTATTTCCGCGTCATGGACCCGTCTCATTCCGTGGTGGAAGTCGAAAACTACGTCATGGCCACGAGTCAGCTCGCCCAAACCACACTGAGATCCGTGGTGGGGTCCGTGGAACTGGACGAGGTCCTCTCCTCCAGAGAAAAGATCAACCAGGAGCTTCAGAAAATCATCGATGAGCGCACAGATCCCTGGGGCATCAAGGTCAGCGCCGTGGAGGTGAAGGAACTGGAGCTTCCCGACGGCATGAAGCGCGCCATGGCCCGTCAGGCCGAGGCCGAACGGGAACGCCGCGCAAAAATCATCGCCGCCGAGGGAGAACTTCAGGCGGCCACGAAACTTTCCGAGGCCGCGAAGCAAATGGAAGTGTCTCCCGTCACGCTTCAGCTCCGCTACCTGCAGACGATTCGGGAAATCTCCGGCGAACGCAACTCCACCACGTTCTTTCCGATCCCCGTGGACCTCCTTCGCCCTTTCATCGAAAAGACGCTGTCGAGAGAGGAAAAACAGGGCGGACAGGGCGTCTGA
- the mgtE gene encoding magnesium transporter has protein sequence MTDLITELIDTKKHRQLKELMLNTNVVDIADDLEELTPERRVVLFRSLPKDAAASVFSYLQPDTQENLISLLTDPELSHIVNDLFLDDAVDFVEEMPANVVKRVLKNVSEDTRNQINQLLRYREDSAGSIMTTEYISLKEEMDVEAAFRRIRREGMDKETIYTCYVTDAKRILKGVVTVKTLLLSEPTDRIGDIMSRNIIYATTGDDREQVAEIFQKYDLIALPVVDTERHLVGIITVDDAMEVLEEENTEDFHLMAAMKPSDDPYLSAGVFEMAKRRIGWLLFLMVSAFFTGGIITHYEALFAALPALISAIPMLMDTGGNAGSQSSTLIIRGMAVGELELADWISIFWKELRISTLVGGVLGVINVAYKWLLSGSLSLGLIVGTSLFATVLFANLIGSMLPLLARRLKFDPALMAAPIVTTLVDAGGLIVYFLVAGVVLNLCAP, from the coding sequence ATGACGGATCTCATCACGGAACTTATCGACACAAAAAAACACCGGCAGCTCAAGGAGCTCATGCTGAACACCAACGTGGTTGACATTGCCGACGATCTGGAGGAACTGACTCCGGAACGGCGGGTGGTGCTGTTCCGCTCTCTGCCCAAGGATGCCGCGGCCAGCGTTTTTTCCTATCTTCAGCCGGATACGCAGGAAAACCTCATCAGTCTTCTGACGGATCCGGAGCTTTCTCATATCGTCAACGACCTGTTTCTGGACGACGCCGTGGATTTTGTCGAAGAAATGCCGGCGAACGTGGTCAAACGCGTCCTGAAAAACGTCTCGGAGGACACGCGAAACCAGATCAACCAGCTTCTCCGCTATCGGGAGGACTCGGCGGGCAGCATCATGACCACGGAGTACATCAGCCTGAAAGAGGAGATGGACGTGGAGGCGGCCTTCCGACGCATTCGCCGGGAGGGCATGGACAAGGAAACCATTTACACCTGCTACGTCACCGATGCGAAGCGCATTCTCAAAGGGGTAGTCACCGTGAAAACCCTTCTGCTGTCGGAGCCCACGGACCGCATCGGCGACATCATGAGCCGGAACATCATCTATGCCACCACCGGCGACGATCGGGAACAGGTGGCGGAGATCTTCCAGAAGTACGACCTCATCGCCCTGCCTGTGGTGGACACGGAGCGGCATTTGGTGGGCATCATCACCGTCGACGACGCGATGGAAGTTCTGGAGGAGGAAAACACGGAGGACTTTCACCTCATGGCGGCAATGAAGCCCTCCGACGATCCCTACCTTTCGGCGGGGGTCTTCGAGATGGCGAAACGCCGGATCGGCTGGCTGCTGTTTCTTATGGTGAGCGCGTTTTTCACGGGAGGCATCATCACCCACTACGAAGCCCTCTTCGCGGCGCTTCCGGCTCTGATTTCCGCCATTCCCATGCTGATGGACACGGGAGGAAACGCGGGCTCCCAGTCCTCCACTCTGATCATCCGCGGCATGGCGGTGGGAGAACTGGAACTTGCCGACTGGATCTCGATTTTCTGGAAAGAACTGCGAATCAGCACACTGGTCGGCGGAGTGCTGGGCGTCATCAACGTAGCCTACAAATGGCTTCTGAGCGGCAGCCTCTCCCTGGGGCTGATCGTCGGAACGAGCCTTTTCGCCACGGTTCTCTTCGCCAACCTCATCGGCAGTATGCTGCCCCTTCTGGCGCGGCGGCTGAAGTTCGACCCCGCACTGATGGCCGCCCCCATCGTCACGACCCTGGTGGATGCCGGCGGCCTGATCGTCTATTTTCTGGTCGCCGGCGTCGTTCTGAATTTATGCGCGCCCTGA
- a CDS encoding methyl-accepting chemotaxis protein translates to MWNNFKIGFKLLLGFSILLIVFIVAVGVSWSSLSHLRDESLYLTDQVIPAMMTTFSLERAQYEVFLSVSKMQNNTTKETIENVAATTQDARRILDLIKTMNATWPELATPKYVVEKLAPPYQEYVNALRRTTTALQEKNSAYDRMIQAGSTLFAKSFEVRSVIFESISRLADHALDNAEGLDRSFSRRFHQELEWLSLINQINDSFQKVRNGVQSAIGRNNMEGVQQFFDDLDLLDKAAVNLRNYAENEEEIAQMDSILNASANYRGELRNFLTAYRELGLLNAVRSPLVKTLNDEGTQASDIGQNWVKNAAEESSQELGKTIFLLLSSTMVSLVLGFLVAWLIARSITKPLNSIVTLAQRAGEGDLTIRRKDFRYDGRDELAVMADAIADMIKTQSYGLQKVVTVADSLEESAEKLSSIAEQTSAGMEEVRISIEQVSALSESNGAALQESNSGVEEMSAGADTVAQSATDSAQFISQTTEASHKAIQTVNDVIEGMREVDVNAKESESRTRQLVASVENVSSFVSVITGIADQTNLLALNAAIEAARAGEVGRGFAVVAEEVRKLAEESARAAQNVKEIIVELQNGAQASINATTEAGNRLAATLTQATEAQKELNDALQEIQKANDSIQNIAAVAEEQAASSREVATGIDSATRSTMEMVDTIANIRRISENTASLGLGVAQHSETMAEHAQNLTHILSRFSLPPISPEGAEKALPSTAVSLSKPPRPKA, encoded by the coding sequence ATGTGGAACAACTTCAAAATCGGTTTCAAACTGTTGCTGGGGTTCAGTATCCTTCTGATTGTATTCATCGTCGCCGTGGGGGTGAGCTGGAGTTCCCTGTCGCACCTGCGGGATGAAAGCCTTTATCTGACGGATCAGGTCATTCCCGCCATGATGACGACCTTTTCGCTGGAACGGGCGCAGTACGAGGTGTTCCTGAGCGTGAGCAAAATGCAGAACAACACGACGAAGGAGACGATAGAGAATGTCGCGGCGACGACACAGGACGCCCGCAGGATTCTGGACCTCATAAAAACGATGAACGCCACCTGGCCGGAGCTGGCGACGCCAAAGTACGTCGTGGAAAAACTGGCGCCTCCCTACCAGGAGTACGTGAATGCCCTCCGCCGGACGACAACCGCCCTCCAGGAAAAGAACTCCGCTTACGACAGGATGATTCAGGCGGGTTCGACACTGTTTGCGAAGAGCTTCGAGGTGCGGAGCGTCATTTTCGAGAGCATAAGCCGTCTCGCGGATCATGCCCTGGACAACGCCGAAGGGCTGGACCGCTCCTTTTCCCGACGCTTCCATCAGGAACTGGAATGGCTGAGCCTGATCAACCAAATCAACGACTCTTTCCAAAAAGTACGGAACGGCGTTCAGAGCGCCATAGGCAGGAACAACATGGAGGGGGTGCAGCAATTTTTCGATGACCTGGACCTCCTTGACAAAGCCGCCGTAAATTTACGCAACTACGCCGAAAACGAAGAAGAAATCGCTCAAATGGACAGCATTCTGAACGCCTCTGCCAACTACAGGGGAGAGCTGCGTAATTTCCTGACGGCTTACAGGGAACTGGGCCTGCTGAACGCCGTACGGAGTCCTCTCGTGAAAACGCTTAACGATGAAGGGACTCAGGCCTCCGATATCGGCCAGAACTGGGTGAAGAACGCCGCTGAAGAAAGCTCTCAGGAACTGGGCAAAACCATTTTCCTCCTGCTCTCTTCGACGATGGTCTCGCTTGTGCTGGGATTTCTGGTGGCCTGGCTGATCGCCCGCAGCATTACAAAACCCCTCAACAGCATCGTCACTCTGGCCCAGCGCGCCGGAGAGGGCGATCTGACCATCCGGAGGAAGGACTTTCGCTATGACGGCAGGGATGAACTGGCCGTCATGGCCGATGCCATCGCAGATATGATCAAAACCCAGTCTTACGGACTGCAAAAGGTGGTCACCGTGGCAGACAGCCTGGAGGAAAGCGCCGAGAAACTCTCCTCCATTGCGGAGCAGACCAGCGCAGGCATGGAAGAAGTCAGAATATCCATCGAACAGGTTTCCGCCCTGAGCGAAAGCAACGGAGCCGCCCTTCAGGAGAGCAACTCGGGAGTGGAAGAGATGAGTGCCGGCGCGGATACCGTCGCACAGTCCGCCACGGACAGCGCCCAGTTTATTTCTCAGACCACGGAGGCCTCTCACAAAGCCATCCAGACGGTCAACGACGTCATCGAAGGCATGCGTGAAGTCGACGTAAACGCAAAAGAAAGTGAAAGCAGGACGCGGCAGCTGGTCGCTTCCGTCGAAAACGTCAGCAGTTTCGTGTCGGTTATCACGGGCATTGCGGACCAGACGAATCTTTTGGCACTGAACGCGGCCATCGAAGCCGCCCGGGCCGGAGAGGTGGGACGGGGCTTCGCCGTGGTGGCGGAGGAAGTTCGAAAACTCGCGGAAGAATCCGCTCGGGCGGCTCAAAACGTAAAGGAAATCATCGTTGAACTTCAGAATGGCGCTCAGGCCAGTATCAACGCCACCACAGAGGCGGGAAACCGTCTGGCGGCGACCCTCACTCAGGCGACGGAGGCGCAAAAAGAGCTGAATGACGCCCTGCAGGAGATTCAGAAAGCCAACGACTCCATACAAAATATCGCGGCCGTGGCCGAGGAACAGGCGGCTTCCAGCAGAGAGGTCGCGACGGGCATCGACAGCGCCACGAGGTCCACGATGGAAATGGTGGATACAATCGCGAACATACGCCGGATCAGCGAAAATACTGCATCACTGGGCCTTGGCGTGGCACAGCACTCGGAAACGATGGCGGAGCACGCTCAAAACCTGACCCATATCCTGTCCCGCTTCAGTCTGCCTCCCATCTCTCCGGAGGGCGCGGAAAAAGCGCTGCCGTCCACAGCGGTGTCTTTATCCAAACCACCCAGACCAAAAGCATAA
- the aldA gene encoding aldehyde dehydrogenase codes for METYQQFINGALVNSHSSDWIEVENPYTGQIISKVPKGNAQDGIDALEAAKKAQPAWAARASVERGAYLAQMANLIRGKRVELARTLASEQAKIMPLAQVEIDVTAAYFDYYAGWARIYEGEIIQSDSPNENIFLFRKPIGVAVGICPWNFPFFVMARKVAPALLTGCTIVIKPSSLTPNTTLEFAKMVASLDLPKGVVNFVTGSGATLGNALATHPITDMVSLTGSVEAGQEIIRASADKVMKVSLELGGKAPAIVFPDADLDLAVKGIVASRVIFSGQVCNCAERAYVHRSIYDQFLDKFVKAMQAVKYGDPFATPAPDMSTQIDKNQQQKIDGMVTRAKAEGAKVLTGGKVADTQTGYFYEPTVLVNCRQDMEIVRKEIFGPVIPILPYSEYEEAITLANDCEYGLTSSIFTKNVNTVMQALKDLKFGETYVNREHFEGMQGFHAGWRKSGIGGADGKHGLMEYLQSQVAYIRF; via the coding sequence ATGGAGACGTACCAACAGTTTATAAACGGCGCTCTTGTGAACTCCCATTCTTCGGATTGGATCGAAGTGGAAAACCCTTATACGGGGCAGATCATTTCAAAGGTACCGAAGGGTAACGCACAGGACGGCATCGACGCACTGGAAGCGGCGAAAAAAGCGCAGCCCGCCTGGGCGGCCCGGGCCTCCGTGGAGCGTGGCGCTTATCTGGCGCAGATGGCGAACCTGATTCGGGGTAAAAGGGTCGAACTGGCCCGAACCCTTGCGTCGGAGCAGGCGAAAATCATGCCTCTCGCGCAGGTGGAGATCGACGTCACCGCGGCGTATTTCGATTACTACGCCGGCTGGGCCCGCATTTACGAGGGTGAAATCATCCAGAGCGACAGCCCGAACGAAAACATTTTCCTGTTCCGTAAACCCATCGGCGTTGCGGTTGGCATCTGTCCCTGGAACTTCCCATTCTTCGTCATGGCCCGCAAAGTGGCTCCGGCGCTGCTCACCGGCTGCACGATCGTGATAAAGCCCAGCAGCCTCACGCCCAACACCACCCTCGAATTCGCGAAGATGGTGGCGTCCCTTGACCTTCCGAAGGGCGTCGTGAACTTCGTCACCGGCAGCGGGGCGACTTTGGGCAACGCGCTGGCCACCCATCCCATTACCGATATGGTTTCCCTGACGGGCAGCGTCGAGGCGGGGCAGGAAATCATCCGAGCCTCGGCCGACAAGGTCATGAAGGTCTCGCTTGAACTGGGCGGCAAGGCTCCGGCCATCGTGTTCCCCGATGCCGATCTGGATCTGGCGGTGAAGGGCATCGTCGCCTCCCGCGTGATCTTCAGCGGTCAGGTCTGCAACTGCGCGGAGCGGGCCTACGTTCACAGAAGCATTTACGATCAGTTCCTGGATAAATTCGTGAAGGCCATGCAGGCGGTCAAATACGGAGATCCCTTCGCCACCCCCGCTCCGGACATGAGCACTCAGATCGACAAAAACCAGCAGCAGAAGATCGACGGAATGGTGACCCGGGCAAAAGCCGAGGGCGCAAAGGTTCTGACGGGCGGAAAAGTCGCCGATACACAAACGGGTTACTTCTATGAACCCACGGTTCTGGTGAACTGCCGCCAGGATATGGAGATCGTTCGTAAGGAAATTTTCGGACCCGTTATCCCCATCCTTCCCTACAGTGAATACGAGGAGGCCATCACCCTGGCCAACGACTGTGAATACGGGCTCACCTCGTCCATTTTCACGAAGAACGTCAACACGGTGATGCAGGCGCTCAAGGACCTGAAGTTCGGGGAGACCTACGTGAATCGGGAGCATTTCGAGGGAATGCAGGGATTCCACGCGGGCTGGCGCAAATCCGGTATCGGCGGCGCGGACGGCAAACACGGACTTATGGAATACCTTCAGTCGCAGGTGGCCTACATCCGCTTCTGA
- a CDS encoding biotin--[acetyl-CoA-carboxylase] ligase translates to MGQETREAGLAKDRVLALLEEQAGEIVTGEELARKLGVSRVAVWKIIKLLQERGCAIESVSRRGYRFVSRNGVLSEVFIQSGLKTRFLGRRLEVLKSVDSTNAYIRRMDLTSTEAGFVVVADGQTKGKGRKNRPFLSLPGEGLYMSILLKPDIPADETRFLTICAGLAVCEAIEALYDLNPQIKWVNDVWCDGKKLCGILTEGAVSLELQRMSHVVIGIGVNTGSVGEDLREIATSLGQLTGGSPDRNELAAEILNRLEPFCIALAEGRKKELLDAYRSRQYVLGRTVQVFTGTETFSALATGIDDGGALIVENETGRIRLSSEEVSLKLK, encoded by the coding sequence ATGGGACAGGAGACGAGAGAAGCGGGCCTCGCCAAAGACAGAGTGCTGGCGTTGCTGGAGGAACAGGCGGGAGAAATTGTCACCGGTGAAGAGCTGGCACGGAAGCTGGGCGTTTCCCGGGTTGCCGTGTGGAAAATCATCAAACTGCTGCAGGAGCGTGGCTGCGCCATCGAGTCCGTTTCGCGGCGAGGTTATCGTTTTGTGAGTCGAAACGGGGTTCTCTCCGAAGTTTTCATTCAATCTGGTCTGAAAACCCGATTTTTGGGGCGTCGCCTCGAAGTTCTGAAATCCGTGGACTCCACTAACGCCTACATCAGGAGAATGGACCTGACTTCGACAGAAGCGGGTTTCGTCGTTGTGGCAGACGGGCAGACGAAAGGCAAAGGCCGCAAAAACAGGCCTTTTCTCTCTCTCCCCGGAGAAGGGCTCTACATGAGCATACTGCTGAAGCCGGACATTCCCGCCGACGAAACGCGTTTTTTGACCATCTGCGCGGGACTGGCCGTCTGTGAGGCGATTGAAGCCCTCTATGATCTGAACCCCCAAATCAAATGGGTCAATGACGTCTGGTGCGACGGCAAAAAACTCTGCGGCATTTTGACGGAGGGAGCCGTATCCCTGGAGCTGCAACGCATGAGTCACGTCGTCATCGGGATTGGAGTCAATACGGGATCCGTGGGCGAAGATTTGCGGGAAATCGCCACATCCCTGGGTCAGCTCACTGGGGGCAGTCCGGATCGGAACGAACTGGCGGCGGAAATCCTGAACCGTCTGGAGCCCTTCTGCATCGCTCTCGCCGAGGGCCGGAAAAAAGAACTGCTGGACGCATACCGAAGCCGTCAGTACGTGCTGGGGCGAACCGTCCAGGTCTTCACCGGAACGGAAACCTTCAGCGCCCTGGCCACGGGTATCGACGACGGAGGTGCGCTCATCGTCGAAAATGAAACGGGACGGATACGTCTCAGTTCCGAGGAAGTCAGCCTGAAACTGAAGTAA
- a CDS encoding FAD-binding protein — translation MKGKSAETYDVVIVGAGPAGIFAALELVARGKTVFMADKGKLISERQCPIVAGLVQDCLNCQSCAIVSGWGGAGSASDGKLTLTTGYGGNLEEYIGRPALEELIAEVDGVFVRFGADPHCYEAGCEITRETIRTGAEVGVRVLPARIRHIGTDASREVLHNMYEDLVTKCDIQMNAAVDDLLIENGSAVGIRFEDGRTVRGGHVIVSPGREGASWMEKIIGRLKLPIASMPVDIGVRVEVPDSVCETLTREFYEVKCLYNSPTFDDRCRTFCMNPSGYVVHEFNQAHRLVTVNGHSLKNKKSGNTNFAILVTKNFSQPFSDPIGYATHVAKLANMLAGGSILVQRLADLRGGRRSTQPRIDRGMVDPTASAQPGDLSLVLPHRYVTDIVEFLDALNRIMPGVSHGDTLLYGVEIKLYSLRLELGNNLEVPSIRGLWTIGDGAGVSRGIIQAAASGVVAARAICAA, via the coding sequence ATGAAAGGAAAATCTGCTGAAACTTACGACGTGGTTATTGTGGGGGCGGGACCGGCTGGAATTTTCGCCGCGCTGGAGCTGGTCGCCCGCGGGAAAACGGTTTTTATGGCGGACAAGGGGAAACTGATCAGCGAACGTCAGTGTCCTATTGTGGCCGGACTGGTTCAGGACTGCCTCAACTGCCAGTCCTGCGCTATTGTCTCCGGGTGGGGCGGCGCGGGATCGGCCTCCGACGGAAAGCTGACTCTGACCACGGGCTACGGCGGCAACCTTGAGGAATACATCGGCCGCCCGGCGCTGGAGGAGCTGATCGCCGAGGTGGACGGGGTATTCGTTCGCTTCGGAGCGGATCCCCACTGCTACGAGGCCGGCTGCGAAATCACCCGGGAGACGATCCGCACCGGCGCCGAGGTGGGGGTTCGCGTTCTTCCTGCGCGCATTCGGCACATCGGCACGGACGCGTCCCGGGAGGTTCTTCACAACATGTACGAGGACCTGGTCACGAAGTGCGATATTCAAATGAACGCCGCTGTGGACGATCTGCTGATCGAAAACGGCTCCGCGGTCGGAATCCGGTTCGAGGACGGCAGGACGGTCCGGGGCGGACATGTCATCGTGTCGCCGGGCCGGGAGGGAGCTTCCTGGATGGAGAAAATCATCGGCAGGCTGAAGCTGCCCATCGCGTCCATGCCCGTGGACATCGGCGTGCGGGTGGAGGTCCCCGACAGTGTCTGCGAGACTCTGACCCGGGAGTTCTACGAGGTCAAGTGCCTGTACAATTCCCCCACTTTCGACGACCGCTGCCGCACCTTCTGCATGAATCCGTCCGGTTACGTAGTTCACGAGTTCAATCAGGCCCATCGCCTGGTGACGGTCAACGGGCACAGCCTGAAGAACAAAAAATCCGGCAACACGAACTTCGCCATTCTCGTGACGAAAAACTTCAGCCAGCCCTTCAGCGACCCCATCGGTTACGCGACCCACGTGGCGAAACTGGCCAACATGCTGGCGGGGGGGAGCATTCTGGTTCAGCGGCTGGCCGATCTGAGGGGCGGCCGACGCTCCACTCAGCCCCGAATCGACCGGGGTATGGTGGACCCCACCGCCTCCGCCCAGCCGGGGGATCTGAGCCTGGTTCTGCCCCATCGTTACGTCACGGACATCGTGGAGTTTCTGGACGCGCTGAACCGGATCATGCCGGGCGTCAGTCACGGCGACACGCTGCTTTACGGCGTCGAGATCAAGCTGTACTCTCTGAGGCTCGAACTGGGGAACAATCTGGAGGTTCCCTCAATTCGAGGACTCTGGACGATCGGCGACGGAGCGGGGGTCAGCCGCGGCATCATCCAGGCCGCCGCCAGCGGAGTCGTGGCGGCCCGGGCCATCTGCGCCGCGTAA
- a CDS encoding metal-dependent hydrolase yields MTGKGHRITAFAILMATTDSLLASALAAMGSTFPDRIEHIIWRKKRGRHHRRTSHWFVLYGAAFIFCYYRWGSGLVPQLSTFPQELGTHVLETFSTCAAFWFLGGLLHIFCDACCGRVPLLVPWRKTFGWYFFRVADVPGQMSQGETAFVMFVVFSCLSIWLSGHGLIYVSVQ; encoded by the coding sequence GTGACAGGTAAAGGACATCGAATAACGGCCTTCGCGATTCTGATGGCGACCACGGATTCGCTTTTGGCCTCGGCGCTGGCGGCAATGGGCAGTACGTTCCCCGACAGAATCGAGCACATAATCTGGAGAAAAAAACGGGGGCGGCATCACAGAAGGACATCGCACTGGTTCGTGCTCTACGGGGCGGCGTTTATTTTCTGTTATTACCGATGGGGAAGCGGGCTGGTTCCGCAGCTGAGCACCTTTCCGCAGGAACTGGGAACCCATGTTCTGGAAACTTTCTCCACCTGCGCGGCATTCTGGTTTCTCGGCGGGCTGCTGCATATTTTCTGCGACGCCTGCTGCGGCAGGGTTCCTCTGTTGGTTCCCTGGCGAAAGACGTTCGGCTGGTATTTTTTTCGGGTGGCCGACGTTCCCGGGCAAATGAGCCAGGGTGAAACGGCCTTTGTGATGTTTGTCGTTTTTTCCTGTCTCAGCATCTGGCTGTCGGGACACGGATTGATTTATGTTTCTGTTCAGTAA
- a CDS encoding HD domain-containing protein — MRIRMDQLMESLSMALDVVEGELLGASTYHGKRIAVLVAAMCRHAKMDDRFLSAATFCALLHDNALTEYIDALKKGDPPSMRPHCQYGQRNAEMLPFESDIDGFILYHHEYADGSGAFGKKAGEYPFGAELIAIADMIDIDHHLATLSFDTLPDLRRQIVEDTGKRFTIRAAGAMLAILDEEILFLLRDDRIEETVQQSIPFTIVNLDNGAMMRLAEVTARIIDYKSTFTRKHTSQIANRAWLMSGYYGCNDTLRTKIYLAAALHDIGKLVTPVNILEKPGKLNEEEFTIIKKHVYHTWNLLRPIDGFEDICRWASEHHEKLDGSGYPFGKRREDLDFISRMLACIDIYQAVSEARPYHNPRDHQATMAILYGMAEKGFVDESIVKDMDLVMAEYSNQDIPSPALPPL, encoded by the coding sequence ATGAGGATCAGAATGGACCAACTGATGGAATCCCTCTCCATGGCGCTCGACGTTGTGGAGGGCGAGTTGCTGGGGGCGAGTACGTATCACGGCAAGCGCATCGCCGTGCTCGTGGCCGCCATGTGCCGGCACGCAAAAATGGACGACAGATTCCTGTCCGCGGCGACGTTCTGCGCCCTGCTCCATGACAACGCTCTGACGGAGTACATTGACGCTCTGAAAAAGGGCGATCCCCCATCCATGCGTCCTCACTGCCAGTACGGACAGCGCAACGCGGAAATGCTGCCCTTCGAAAGCGACATCGACGGATTTATCCTGTATCACCACGAATACGCCGACGGCAGCGGCGCTTTCGGCAAAAAGGCAGGAGAATACCCCTTTGGAGCCGAGCTGATCGCTATAGCCGACATGATCGACATCGACCATCACCTGGCGACTCTGTCCTTCGACACTCTGCCGGACCTTCGGAGGCAAATCGTGGAGGACACGGGAAAACGCTTCACGATACGCGCCGCCGGAGCCATGCTGGCGATTCTCGACGAAGAGATACTCTTCCTCCTGCGGGACGACCGGATCGAAGAAACGGTGCAGCAGAGCATTCCCTTCACGATCGTGAACCTCGACAACGGGGCGATGATGCGTCTTGCGGAAGTGACGGCGCGAATTATCGACTATAAATCGACCTTTACCCGAAAACACACGTCTCAGATCGCCAACAGAGCCTGGCTGATGAGCGGCTACTACGGCTGCAACGACACGCTGCGGACAAAAATTTACCTGGCCGCCGCCCTGCACGACATCGGCAAGCTCGTCACCCCCGTAAACATTCTGGAAAAACCCGGAAAGCTGAACGAGGAAGAGTTCACCATCATCAAAAAGCACGTGTACCACACCTGGAATCTGCTCCGGCCCATCGACGGCTTCGAGGATATTTGCAGGTGGGCTTCCGAACATCACGAAAAACTGGACGGTTCCGGCTATCCCTTCGGAAAACGTCGGGAAGATCTGGATTTCATCTCGCGCATGCTGGCCTGTATCGACATCTATCAGGCCGTCAGCGAAGCCCGTCCCTATCACAATCCCCGCGACCATCAGGCCACTATGGCGATCCTGTACGGCATGGCGGAAAAGGGCTTTGTGGACGAGAGCATCGTGAAGGATATGGATCTGGTTATGGCCGAATATTCAAACCAGGACATCCCCTCCCCCGCACTGCCCCCGCTTTAA